The Argentina anserina chromosome 5, drPotAnse1.1, whole genome shotgun sequence genome includes the window GattgaaataataaattaGGTCAGACGCCAATGTAACAAAATAATAGCTAGTGTAAAGAACAAAGAACGAAAGTATAGGTTGCATACCATGCCAGAAATGTGACACATCTGAGCAAGTTCATAACAAAATCCTTTTGCTACACTGTCTTGTACACTGCGGGAAAAGTTTATGCAGATCCAATTGCTTACTTTTCCTCCGTTTACCATTTTCTGCAGCAATATCACAAGATGTTAAGTAAAGGATCCAAGCctattgtataattgtataatatatatgacaTTGCAGCAATATCACAAGATGTTAAGTAAAGGATCCAAGCatattgtataattgtataatatatatgacaTTGCTGCATCCCAATACCTTATTCATCATATTCCACTGTCCAACTTGGGGCAGGCAGTCCTTTTCCCTTCCAGTATCATGGTATTTAAGCTGAAAGAAACAGAAGAATCAATACAGACACATACTAGCACAACAGCTGCAGAAACAAACTGGCAATTACAAATTATATCTTACCCATGGTGGAGGAAGAATACGAGCTTCAACCTGAGCAAGATTCTCGCTAATTTTTATTCCAAATTCCTTTGCATAAGGATCATCAGCATAGGCATTATGACGTACAGTCTGCaatatttacaaaaaaaaattgggaaaTTAAAATATCACATTTCTACCTATAATAAATCAACAGCGATGCATTTTATTTATGCATTTATCCCTATAACATAAACAACAATAACCATGCATTGTGCATGCATCTAGAATTTTGTGCAGACAAATGAAATCTCGAGTGTTGCAACAAAAATGTCACATGAGTTGAGACTTTCTAAATGGAAATTACACAACGGGATAGTAGTTACCAAATCATATCACTGAGTTTATAATgcatattttgaagaaaaaaagtacACAGAAGAACCTGCTGTGGCATTCAGGTTTTCTAGATCAATGCTAACTAACCTGCATAATATCACGCTCCCTTTCTTGAGGGCGCTGGCAGGTCACCTTGAGTAAAGCAGTTATCTGTCTCTCATTCAGTCTCTTAGAATACCGTTGTCCCTCAACAATTTTACAGACCTGAATGCAAGTACTTCATATTAGAACCCAAGTTATTGCATTATATAAAAGTAACAGTAGTATTAGCAACTCACCTCCATAGGTAAATAGTTTGGTCGCTGTTGATTTCCAACTTGAAGACAAGGCCAATATGGATGTTGAATGGCAAAACCATAGGTTTCATGAAAGTATTCAACCACAGATTTCATTGTTCCTCTTTCATCAACAGGAaaactgaaaacaaaaaataagacAAAGTCATGAAATCATGTTTCCTCAAATTTTAAAACTTCAAACCCATAAGACATTTATACTCACGTCAGTTCTCTTGTTGCTTGGGACGTTAAACCAGAGATGCGGTACTTTCTGCGCATATTTCCTCGGTGTGTAACTTCGACTTTCACTCCGCGTAGAGCCTTTTTAATCTGTTTGGAAACAAAAATGTTGGCATTACATCTAGTATGTAAAATTGATAGCATGAAAATATGTATAGCGAGATAGACTTCTCCCTCATTCACAGGCCGAAGATACTACTGAACTACCAGAATCAAGACAAGGAAGAATCTAACCTTTACACGATCAGAATCAGAAAGTGGCCTTGCTTGAACATCACGATTCAGTAGCTGGGTTACAAACTCAATAACTGGCAATGGCTCAATAAAAGCTGTTGAGGACATATCTGGACATTCAACATAATAGTATACATATCAGGGCATGGAGTAATAATCCAGTAATACATAACATGTATTTATCATGGTACATAGGTTGATACAAGTTACAAGGCCAGATCATACCAATATTTAACGACAAGCCCATTTGAGTTGGGCGAATACTCTGGTAGAAACCACGCCAGCTTTCCAAACCCTCACCGAGTGGTTGTCTTCTCCCAAGGCCAGGATCGTAAAATGAACGCCCCACAGGACAGTACCTACAACCAAACAAGAAAGTATCAGGTAGTGCACAAATCATTCATAGATATGTTTTCCCATGAGCAGACAGCCGAAACATTTTGTACCTAGAAGTAGGCAACTCCCTCAGAACAATGTCCAGGACTTGAAGGGCCTCCTGGGGTGCATCAGCTATCCTCCCTTGCAAAAAGAGACCTAAATGGTGTAGGTCAGCACGCGCAGCAAATTTGATCACAACTctgaactctctctctctccggcTGCATCAAGAAGAACACATCATTAGATACATGGCAAGTAGACTGAGAAAATACAGATGCAAGACAAACCACAGGCAATTAACACATACGCTTGTCCAGCCTGTCCCTCTTCCTCATCCAAAAGAGTGATTTTGAACTCCTTCGACTGGAAGGGAAGAGGTCCAGCAGTATACAGGCTCTTCCGCCCATCATAAGCAGGAAGGCGGCTTGAAAGATGGGAGTCCTTGTAGAGTTTCACTAGCTGAGACATCACAGCACGGTTTACACCCCGTGATGTGACTTCTGGTGTAATAGTCACCTAACACATAATGAAACAGGGATATCATCATTCGTATCATAATCTGACAAAGTCAGTATCAAAATACAGACGCAGGGCAGGAGTGCTCACATCATACTGGTGCAGATCCTTATCTGGCAATTCAGCAAAGAAATGGTTTGCCTTAACCGTACACCTTGTGCCGGTCTTACCCTTGCCAGGACGAGTAGGGAATCTCACACCCTTGCTAGAGACTGGCACTTGTTGAATGGCCTGACTAGGAGTTTCTTCTTGCTGGATGGAAACCTGCTGAAGCTGCTCTGCCACTTCTGAAGGCTCAGGTGGCTGAGATGATGAACTTGCTTGATGAGCAGGCTGAGGGGTGGTTCCAGCTTGGTAAGGAACTGGGGTTGCTTGGTGCAGCTCGGAAACAGGTGGTCTGGATGGGCCACCGGCTGAAGGTCCTCCACGACCACCGCCGTACCCTCCTCGGCCTCCTTGCTGAGGAGGCCCTCCCCTGGCATACTGCTGTTGTGGCGTCCCATAGCCTCCTCGGCCACCGGCACGACCTCCCTGTGGAGCAGTTCCTCTTCCACCTTGTTGTTGTGGGTAACCTCCTCCACCTTGCTGTTGAGGCGGAGACCCCCTTCCCCCACCTCCTTGTTGTTGCTGTGGCGGTGGAGCAGCCGGTCGCTGGGACCCAGACTCGGAGCTTTCACTTCCACCAGCTGGAAGCTCAGTTCTCCTCTTCCTCACCATAGTGGTTTCTAGACAAAACATGTCGAACCTCAACAAATAGTCAGTAGAACTCGCAAACTTACAATCGATTTCCACACAGCAGTAACGAACATGAAAATTACATTTGTAAAAGCAGCCAACAGACTAGGTAATCTAGCAGGAGAATGCACAATTCTAGTTATAACTGTATTCAAATAAAACAAAGTAACCCCAGAATTCCCGGGGTCTAGGCCGTGAGTGCAAAACCGAAAACACAAATTCAGCGAGAAGATGCACCGActacaaaccctagaaatggAGGGCCAAAAAAAGGCAGAGATGCTCCCCGGCATTGCAAAATGCAAGAGATCTAACGATCTAAAGCCGACCTACACAGAGCCTCGGCGCCGAAGCAAACAGATGGAAAATCAAAGCAGATCTCCGCGAACGAAATAGAGGCAGACACTGAGCTACGCAGCCAGATCCACACCAAAATTCGCAACCAGAAAAAGATAAAGCAAAATAGCATTGAGTACGAAACCCTAGAACGGCTGCGGTTGAAGGTAATTACCGTAAAAGGCAGAAAGGCGATGAGTGGTGGCGTACTAGTAGCAGCAGTAGTAGTAGTAACCACACCGCAGGCAGCGGTTGCTTTTGGGGCTTTCAGAGAGAAGGAGACctttattctctctctctcttgaatattcttattattttttatctcTGTGTTTTGCTGTTGGTGAAAGACCCCATCAACGCTTCCTCATGCTCTCCCAATTTATACAACCACACCACTAGGTTATTCAAAATCACCACTCTACCCTTCTTCCTTTCATTTTTACGGTCCTACCCCTGCTCCCCTCTCTGTGTTAGCCCCTACTGTCTGGGGTCCCCCTCTCTTTTAAGGAGCACTAATACCAACATTGCCCCTTCAACCAAACCATTATATATAGCAAACCTGTCGTATTGGTGAAGAATACCTGAACATTAGGTAACGTCCtaaactgaaaaacaaaaacaaaaaagttggATTCATCTCCTCTGTGTTGTGTTTCTATAGTTTCtttatatttcaattttgTGTCCTGTATGGAAACTGATCAACATGTAAATTCTTAAATGTACCGATGATGTTAAGTATTGGACCTCATAATTGAAATGTGACTTCAACAAGATTTACAGAAAATTCAATCAGATATAGCTAGGTTTACATTGCATTTATTTATGTTGAGCTAGTTAAATGAGATTTAGTTTAACAATTGTGGAAATTGTGATGCTCACTAAAATATCAATGGTGGTGGATCTTGGTGAATATATAAACTATGCTCCCCCTcccaagttttttttaaaattacaaCAACAAACGCTAtgagttttttgttttcaagaTGCTTCGTGATTGTAAATAGAACGTTACGTTGTTTTTTCGTGTGTTTAAATATCCAAGTAAACTCACCGGTCCCTTCAATGTAAAGATGTTTATGACGTTTGAATAAAATGTTCGTTTTCAAACTTCTtttgtgaatttattttttatttttctccctCCCACTCGAGATTATTATGtgtattcaaaatttcaatctcAAAGATATTCACTGCAATGAAAATCGTTGGATTATCATGGTAATTAGGTGGTGTAATTATTGACAATCTACACAGTACACAACAACTTTGATGATAAGAGAATGCCACAAATGAGCTAATAGATGCACAAAATGTAAATGAACCAACAAATATAATCCTAACAAAGAAGATGATAGAATGACCATAGCATAGAAATttaatcatcaattcattctcaGATGTTCAAGTTAAAGCCTAATTTAatatatctttatttttattttttaagttaATTTCTACATTTAGTTTAAATTCTATAGTatttaacaaataaaataaaacaaattttttttcaaaataataaaTCAGCATCAATTTTTAAAAACGGCTTCATGATGTCATTGAAAAcacagaaaaataatactatatAACAAGACAACaggttttaaaaataaatacttaCCAACTGTTTTAATTCACATCAGCAGCTTCTTTGAAAAATCACAGCAATACCAAACTAGCACTGCTAACTCATTGCTGAATCAAaagggcaaaaaaaaaaattaagaatacCAAAGAACCCAAAATAGCAAAAGAGGGAGTCCGGTCGAAGTAGCGGGACCGGTCCGGTCCACTCACTCATCTCACTACCAAAAAGCCATACAATCAGACGGCGCCACCTGGCCATCAAGCCACCAGCCATCCTCTTTTTCGTGACTACTGCCAGTACGGCTACGGTAATGGACGTCGCTCGCTATAATGACCAAAATATCCCCACTTTCTTTGAGGCAGCAATGAAATGATGCATCTACCACCACGTCTTGCTTTTTACCTCCAACTCCCTCCAAGTCCCGATAACAACAACAACTCATGTTCAACATTTAACTTTTAACCAGCGGATTTATTACTCCGTCAACTATTTTAACCGCATTTAACACATTCCAGACACTTCACTGGAATGATCGTCGCGTACTGAATTGAATTGATCCAACGGCGGCTGATGTACGTCCACTGGAATTTCACCGGCCGAGACAGTTGTGGTTGCCAAAACCATGATTAGGGCAACGCAGTCGCAGTGGGTAGAGGACTCGAAACACATGGTGGTAATCAGAATTCACAAGGACCGTGACAATTCAAAGATTTATTTGTAGCACAAAAGGAAACGTCATATCCCCAAGTCCACGTGATTCGAGTGGATTCTTACAATCTCAAAGTAACAGCAATACACACATACATTACCAACACCACTGGTTTAGCTACTAGTTTACTACATCCGCCACATTCAAAGTTCCATGATGGCGACTAGTTTATTTATTTGCAGAACAAGGTCTGGCTAACAGTAGAACATGACCTTCTTGACATTATCCTTGAGAGCAGGTAAAGGCTTAACAGCAGCAGAATTTGCAGCAATCGGTGTCCTACGTCCAACTGTGCCCCCTCCACCACGTCCATTCGTAGTAGCACCACTCGCCACTGAACCTCCTTCTGAGGTCTGTGGTTCCATGTAGAAACGGGCTCGAAATGCAGCAAGATGTGCATAGTATGCAGGGGGAACTGTCAAATTAGCAATAAACCAAGTTCAGCTTTCACATTTACGATAGaaatatgcatatataatcaaaCTCAGGATGAGATCGAGCATGAATGAGTGTGAGAGAAAGCTCACCAACAGAGACAGAACGTGTACACCTTGCATATCTGCAAAAGTAATTGATTCAACAAAATCATTATCCCagaaaacacaaacaaaatttTGGCATCCTCACAAGGAACATGAAAATGAGGTATCATCCAACTTACGTATAGCAGAGATTATTTGTGAGGGTCTGCAATCCATCAGCTGAAAAGTTGTTTTCATCCCATAGCACATGGTAATGAGCTGGACGACTTGTGCCCTGTTTTTGACAGTGATTACAGATATAACAACACTCCCACAGCTCTACAAAGtatttaaacaaaaaacaaacaaatcacTACCTGAATACCCGCATGGCTACACAAGTAGAAGTCAAATTCAGTTGGATGACAGATTTTTGAGTCTACAACTGTTCCTGTAATATCAATCGCCAAGTGATTTAGATCATGAACGTGAAATTCTATCGCGAAAAGATTCTGAAATTAttacaagttacaaatatGGCAGAATACCATACCAGGTAATATATTCCCACTTCTGTCAACTGATCTTGAGTCATTATGGTTATTGGCAAACAACCTAGTATGATGGCGCTTTTGAACCACCACAAAAGTCACCGGAGGCTGATAATCGGGCTCCAAGGAGGCACATGCCTGAATTAAGGTAAAATATATGAGTGAAGAAGTGAAGAAgtgaagaagaatttgatttTAGCCTAGTAGACTTACTTTACGAATGGCATCAAGTTCATATAGCAAAACTTGATAAAACTGTCCTTCACTAACACCATCCCTGAAACGAATACACATAAAATAATGTtagaaacaaatggcaataaAGAAAAGGCTAATCGGGGCAGAATATCAGAAGGTACCTGTAGAATATGATCCGCTGAGGCTTTTGCCCAGTTGATCTACGGAAAGATATGAGCAGTTCCCTGGATACACAAGCAAATAGAAATAACCCAAAAATAAGTTTAGTTAaggaataagaagaagaaataacCACAATAAAACAAATCCAGACCAATAAAAACTACACACTTGATCATGCCACCAGACATTGTCCCTTTTGCTGGATCCTGCCATGTTTTGTACAGATCTTGGATGAGTTCCTGTCTATGGGTTTGAGCGGAAACCAAACCAGCATACTTTGTAACTTCAGGCCAATCTTGAGATGCCACAACCTGGATTTCAATAATAATTTTGAAACAGTAAAAACCCTATCCTGGGTGGAAACAGAATAGATCACATGCAAGCTAAAGCATGTATGTATGTTTAACAACACACCGCTGCAATTGACGGACTTGAATCCTCTCCGGGATGAGGATGGGTAACATCAGCGCCAAAAATGATGGTAGGTCGATCACTGACTAAAGGAATTCGCCTGGACAGAGCATCAACAAGCACTGTATTCCTTCCCCCGACCTTCACGTTGATCTTCAACGTGACATTTGCCAGATACTGTTGCTTATTGGTTTTAAACACATGCTTAGTTAAACAGCATTGGGAAACAAGGCCAAGATCCGTCTCACAAATGCGTTTCAAATCACCTGGATGGTAAATGATGATATATGTAAGCCCAAGGTCCAATGTTAAATAACATAATAATAAGTGAATAACTTGAAAGAGGACTGGGTAGTACTTAGTTGAGGTACATACCATAAAGAGATCCATTATTATCTGGCAAGATAGCAACAAGTAGCTCAAGCTCCTGGCCGTGGGGCTGCAGTTTGGTCATTGCATCATGATAACGAGACTTTAGGACCCTCTCAACATGACCGGGGTGAACAGTGACAGGTGGAAGTACTGGTTCTGGATTAAATGCCTAGAAGAAAAACCAATATCTATATGATGAATCTCAGAGATGGAAGAGAGTAGATGAATATAAGACTAAGAGCATCAGAGGCCTCATACCATGCCAGAAACATTGCACATCTGAGCTAGTTCACTACAAAACCGATGGGCAACAGCATCTTGCACACTCCTGGAAAAATTTATGCACATCCAATTGTTGACTGTGCCACCATTGACCATTTTCTGTAACATTAGAATGATGAACTGTCAACAATATTCTAAATGAAACTAATATTGGCTATTAGCAAAGTTCTATAACTTGATGTTCAAATCGATCGCCCTATAATCTATGGCATGACCTTTCACTTTCCACTCCATTCCTCACTTTCATTTGTTGCCAAAATTGCTGACTtatttatacaaaaaaaataccaGGTACATCTGTTATCATAGATTCATAGTATCAAAGGTGTACAGTAAAAGGGAACCACAAACTAATGCATAAGGTTGACCTTATTCATCATATTCCACTGTCCAACTCGGGGCAGGCAATCCTTTTCTCTACCTGTATCATGATATTTAAGCTGCATACACAAAACTTGATTCTTAGTTAATAGTTATATATAGTAAAGTGAACCTTGACGGTATTGGTACCAAAGTTTGAAAACAATAAGATAGCAGAATATTACAGACGTACAGATATCTTAGTAATCTTACCCTAGGTGCAGGAAGGATACGAGCCTCAAGCACAGTAAGATTCTCACTGATCTTAATGCCAAACTCCTGAGCATACGGATCTTTATGGTAAGCGTTTTGACGAACTGTCTGCAGAGTACAAATTTTCAACGAACAGATATCAAGCAAGTATTAATTCACAAGTGAGTCGATGAAAACCATATATTGtcaattaaaagaaaagaagaatttcTGAACCATACATCAAGCATAACAAAATGTAAAATACAACTTTCAAAATTCCAAACCTGGATAATATCACGTTCCCTCTCATGAGGACGCTGGCAAGTCACCTTCAATAAAGCAGTAATCTGTCTCTCATTCAACCTCCTGGAATACCTCTGGCCTTCAACAATTTTACACACCTGCAACAATGAATTCTATTAACATGCTTGCGAGCTTATAACGATGAAAATACTATCATTTATTTACCTCCATGGGCAAATAATTTGATCTTTGCTGATTTCCCACTTGCAGACATGGCAACTGGGTATGCTTTAATATGAATCCATATGTTTCATGGAAGTAGTCAACCACATATTTGACGGTACCTCTCTCATCAAGGGGAAAACTGGCAATCAAGGAATAGTGTCAGTGAAacaaattttgaattcatCTCCATTTGGAATGGAAAACTCAACGACACATCTCCCTCCACCAATTTGGTTAGAACTGGGGCCCTTTAGGTACTgtcttgtttcttttcaattgaaATGCAGAAAGCAAACAATATAAGATGACAAAACTCACCTCAGCTCTCTTGTTGGTTGTGACGTCAATCCGGTTATGCGGTATTTTCTGCGCATATGTCCACGGTGTGTAACTTCAACTTTGATTCCTCGTAGAGCTTTCTTAATCTGTTCATCCATAAACAAGAAGTTGTGATATTGGTATCTGAATGAATGGAGGTAAAATCCAATTCTACATACAAAAATGTCATATCATTAGAAAAGTAACACCACATATACCTCATAGTTCGTTAGCCTTTGTACATATTCATTAATATACATGTCAtcctaaaattaaattaatcaatggTTCCATTTTATAACAAAGAATAAAAGTTGAATGAACACAACATAAGCAGCAAGTGACACAATAGCATTCTGATTAGATTCATTGACATAAGTCATCCGCAACATTGAAACAAACAAGACCATGAACACAATCTAACCTTCACGCGATCAGCATCTGACAATGGTCTAGATGAAATGTCACGATCGAGCAGCCGATTGACAAATTCAATGACTGGAAGGGGCTCGATGAAAGCAGTAGATGACATATCTGGGCCCATTTACAATGTTAAAGCAGCAAACAAAACTGTAATGCATCATTTGTGCAACAGTCATGATTGTTGCAATTAAATGTTAATTCACCAATTTTGAGAAATAAGGTACCAATATTTAGAGACAGCCCCATCTGTGTGGGACGAATGCTCTGATAGAATCCACGCCAACTTTCCAAACCCTCACCAAGTGACTGCCTTCTCCCCAGCTCAGGGGAATAAAACGAGCGTGCCACAGGAAAGTAGCTGCAAACAGTAGATATTTACATTAGCACTAGACCATATCAAACTAATGTGCAATTACGAACCTATTGAACATCAAATAATGATCAAGTTTCTATACCTAGCTGTAGGTAATTCACGCAGAACAATGTCGAGAACCTGAAGGGCTTCCTGAGGAGCCTCAGCTTGCCTCCCCATCAAAAAGAGTTCTAGATGGTGCAGGTCTGCACGTGCAGCAAACTTGATCACCACTTTAAATTCTCTCTCCTTTTCCTTCCTgcagagagaagagaaaaataatgaTTTGGGTGAGGACACTGCATCCAAAAAGCAATGTAAGAACTAAGAAGTTTATAACAATGAATATCCACCTTTGGCTCCCTGATCCATCATCCTCGTCAACAAGCATGATCTGGAACTCACTGGAAGAGAAAGGAAGCGGCCCAGCAGTATACAAACTCTTGCGTCCATCATAAGCAGGGAGCCGATTTCCAAGCTGGGATTTCCTGTATAAATCCACCAGGCGCATGATCACGGCACGATTCAACCTCCTTGATGCAATGTCAGGTGTAATAGTAACCTAATAAATAGAACATCAAAAGAGACCATTACAAACACACATCGGAAACTAATATGTGAAAACAAGAGGAAGCGCTATAACTCACATCATACTGGTGGAGATCTTTGTCAGGTAACTCGGCAAAGAAGTGATTGGCCTTGACCATGCATCGAGTGCCGACGGTGCCTCTGCCGGGGCGGAGAGGGAACCTGACAGACTTACTAGAGGTGGGAATGGGTTGGACTGCCTGCACCGGAAGAGGTTGCTCAACAGAAACCAATTCTGGAGGTGAAGGCTGAAGGTTGACCCCACCAGCCACatgagcagcagcagcaggggTCGCTTGGTGCAGGTCAGAAAGTGATGTCTTGGCCAGGTCATAGCCACCGGAAGAAGGTCCTTCCCGGCGACCACGACCACTACCACCTCCTCCCTGTCCCCTACCCCTGCTGCCACCAGAGGAGTTACCATGCTGCTGCTGGTGATagccgtttccgtttccgtttccgtttccatTGCCATTGCCATTCCCATTCCCATTCCAACGGCCGCCACGGCCACCGCCGtagcctcctcctcctccttggtGGTGCTGGTAACCTCCTGCCGCTCTTGCATCTTGGGGGGTGTGATGTTGGTAAGCCTGCTCGCCGACCTCGTGAGATTCATAGGTTTCAGCTCCTCCTCCGCCACCACCGCCAGGGAGTTGACCTCCTCGCTTCTTTCTCACCATGATCTGCCACACAGATCAAACCAAATCTCATTCAATTACAGTTTCCTCTTAATTAGCAGCTCACTCActaaatcaatcaatcaaacaaacaaacaaattcTAAACTCAACAACCAACCAACCAACCAACTAGTATACTGATCCAAGGAAGCGGTTAGaataagaaaaaggaagagctTCAAGGTAGTAGTAGTGGTGCTTACCAGCGCAAAGATAAGAGACACGGAATTAAAGCAGCTGATCTGAGCTATAGGTTTTGCTTACtttctgggttttgggttaagtgagcagagagagagaaatgggTTGCAATGGTGGGTGATGCAGCAATCTAGTACCAATAACAACAATGTAGTACACTAGTAccaaagaaggaaagaaagagagagtggATATGAACAACCAACCAACCGATGTactaaaaattattatttacttaaataaatataacggtatctttatttttcttttctttttgaagcTTATGTGTTTTTGGTTAGTAATTCTTTTTTTGAAGCTTATGTGTTTTTGGTTAGTAATTCTTTTTTTGAAGCTTAGTGATACCCGCAAGCACAATCAACAATGGGTGACTGGTCGGGTACGTCTCTGAAACTGAcaagcctctctctctctctctctctctctctctctctctctctctctctctctatgtgCCTAATTAACCAATAACTAATTATTGCATCACAACAAAGCTTCCATGTCTTGGTTTGGTATTTAATGGAGAAAGCCTCCATCATTTTCATTTCTATTTC containing:
- the LOC126796347 gene encoding protein argonaute 1-like produces the protein MVRKRRTELPAGGSESSESGSQRPAAPPPQQQQGGGGRGSPPQQQGGGGYPQQQGGRGTAPQGGRAGGRGGYGTPQQQYARGGPPQQGGRGGYGGGRGGPSAGGPSRPPVSELHQATPVPYQAGTTPQPAHQASSSSQPPEPSEVAEQLQQVSIQQEETPSQAIQQVPVSSKGVRFPTRPGKGKTGTRCTVKANHFFAELPDKDLHQYDVTITPEVTSRGVNRAVMSQLVKLYKDSHLSSRLPAYDGRKSLYTAGPLPFQSKEFKITLLDEEEGQAGQARREREFRVVIKFAARADLHHLGLFLQGRIADAPQEALQVLDIVLRELPTSRYCPVGRSFYDPGLGRRQPLGEGLESWRGFYQSIRPTQMGLSLNIDMSSTAFIEPLPVIEFVTQLLNRDVQARPLSDSDRVKIKKALRGVKVEVTHRGNMRRKYRISGLTSQATRELTFPVDERGTMKSVVEYFHETYGFAIQHPYWPCLQVGNQQRPNYLPMEVCKIVEGQRYSKRLNERQITALLKVTCQRPQERERDIMQTVRHNAYADDPYAKEFGIKISENLAQVEARILPPPWLKYHDTGREKDCLPQVGQWNMMNKKMVNGGKVSNWICINFSRSVQDSVAKGFCYELAQMCHISGMNFNPEPVLPPVSARPDQVEKVLKTRYHDAMTKIPGKELDLLVVILPDNNGSLYGDLKRICETDLGLVSQCCLTKHVFRMSKQYLANVALKINVKVGGRNTVLVDAISRRIPLVSDRPTIIFGADVTHPHPGEDSSPSIAAVVASQDWPEITKYAGLVCAQAHRQELIQDLFKQWHDPVKGTMSGGMIKELLISFRRATGQKPQRIIFYRDGVSEGQFYQVLLYELDAIRKACASLEPNYQPPVTFVVVQKRHHTRLFADNHRDRNAVDRSGNILPGTVVDSKICHPTEFDFYLCSHAGIQGTSRPAHYHVLWDENKFTADALQSLTNNLCYTYARCTRSVSIVPPAYYAHLAAFRARFYMEPETSDSGSMSSGAQGRGSGMGGVGAVRSTRAPGPNAAVRPLPALKENVKKVMFYC
- the LOC126796259 gene encoding protein argonaute 1-like, which gives rise to MVRKKRGGQLPGGGGGGGAETYESHEVGEQAYQHHTPQDARAAGGYQHHQGGGGGYGGGRGGRWNGNGNGNGNGNGNGNGNGYHQQQHGNSSGGSRGRGQGGGGSGRGRREGPSSGGYDLAKTSLSDLHQATPAAAAHVAGGVNLQPSPPELVSVEQPLPVQAVQPIPTSSKSVRFPLRPGRGTVGTRCMVKANHFFAELPDKDLHQYDVTITPDIASRRLNRAVIMRLVDLYRKSQLGNRLPAYDGRKSLYTAGPLPFSSSEFQIMLVDEDDGSGSQRKEKEREFKVVIKFAARADLHHLELFLMGRQAEAPQEALQVLDIVLRELPTASYFPVARSFYSPELGRRQSLGEGLESWRGFYQSIRPTQMGLSLNIDMSSTAFIEPLPVIEFVNRLLDRDISSRPLSDADRVKIKKALRGIKVEVTHRGHMRRKYRITGLTSQPTRELSFPLDERGTVKYVVDYFHETYGFILKHTQLPCLQVGNQQRSNYLPMEVCKIVEGQRYSRRLNERQITALLKVTCQRPHERERDIIQTVRQNAYHKDPYAQEFGIKISENLTVLEARILPAPRLKYHDTGREKDCLPRVGQWNMMNKKMVNGGTVNNWMCINFSRSVQDAVAHRFCSELAQMCNVSGMAFNPEPVLPPVTVHPGHVERVLKSRYHDAMTKLQPHGQELELLVAILPDNNGSLYGDLKRICETDLGLVSQCCLTKHVFKTNKQQYLANVTLKINVKVGGRNTVLVDALSRRIPLVSDRPTIIFGADVTHPHPGEDSSPSIAAVVASQDWPEVTKYAGLVSAQTHRQELIQDLYKTWQDPAKGTMSGGMIKELLISFRRSTGQKPQRIIFYRDGVSEGQFYQVLLYELDAIRKACASLEPDYQPPVTFVVVQKRHHTRLFANNHNDSRSVDRSGNILPGTVVDSKICHPTEFDFYLCSHAGIQGTSRPAHYHVLWDENNFSADGLQTLTNNLCYTYARCTRSVSVVPPAYYAHLAAFRARFYMEPQTSEGGSVASGATTNGRGGGGTVGRRTPIAANSAAVKPLPALKDNVKKVMFYC